ATTAACAATAGCAACATTTACAAACTCTTCTCACATGATCAAATAGGACATCAGCTCTAACCACATCGTTCCTAAGCTCACATCAGTTCCATGTCCATAGGACAAAagtataataatttttttttttaaatgaagtacatacaaaatatgaaaataaaaaaaaaaatttaataagacaaaatggaaaatttaaTCATAGTGATAATGTTAATGTTGATTATGTTGAAATATTAATCTATATGACAATATATTATCAAATAAGTTggtcaaataaatttttttatttatttcttggaTGCAAAAACTGGCACATTAAAAACTTAATTgaggcatttatttatttctaccGTTATTCCAACTTTTGACAGGATTAGTCCTCCGAACCTACTGCTGCCAATATGCAACATaatattattagaaaaaaaaatttactttaataaattcTGCTAACATCCTCAAATGCTCCTGAGGGGAAGGGCAAGGTGGGCGTTTTTTGTGAGTGCCTTCAAATTTTACCAATCATATAAATGTCTGTGACGAAAATAATAAGGGAAATAAGATGTACTTTCTATCAGAACGGACTTCATAATATTTGCTAAACATgtacaatcacaaaaaaataaagcccTCATCCATCTATTATTCAGAAGTGTCCATGAAGAGGATCTTGCACAGGAACCTGTCATCCTCAGTGCTGGTTACTTTTTCTCTATTATGGTGATTGTGTATTTTAAATACTTGCTTCGCGGATATGTAAGCAAATCTTACTAAAATTAGAGCAGCAATCCACATTCTTTGATCTCCATAGCTCAGCTTCATTCTAAATAAACGCTAAAGCCGGAGAGAAAACATGCATTCATGTTTATCTCACAGAGCACTCTTGGCATCACTTCGCGGATTCCTCAAGCGCAACCATGTTAAAATGATTAAAGATCATGTTCACCAATTCACAGCAttaattagattattttatGTGTGTATGCATTGTCTAAATCCTCCAGGTACACGAGCAAAAAGGGGAATTCAcatcctttctttttgtttgaccCTTGTGGTGCTAATAGCACCTGCTACGTGTTACAACaaatttttgtgcaaaatagaatttgtttttatttgaagaaaaaaaaagacctgtccttttttcctctttctccacAGAAAATGATGGCTGTTCCTCTCCATTTCTTCTGCCATGTTGTCTTTCTACTCCAGCCGTATGTAATGAACACAGCTCATGGGGGAGCATATTACGGACCAAAGCAGCCGCCTCAGCAGCAGCCTCAGCCCATCCCGCAGTACAGCGATGACTTCCCTCAGCAGCAGTTCCTGGGGAACGAGATGCCACATTCACCTTTCAGCAAAGGGATCCCGTCGCTGTCCCAGCATGGAAAAGACGCTCCACAACTGCCGTTGCCTTTGCAAATTGGAAAAATGAGGCCATTGACAAAAGGCAAAGGTGATGTTTTAcactaaataaacagaaatgactCCATTGACAGGGAAGCTTTATCCTTTTTTAACAATATACTAGACAGAATCTTAGTAAAGTAGCGTGTGGTGTTCCACAAGGTTTGGTATTGGGACATCAgttatttattcatccatccatttttcaaTTGGTGTATTGGTAGTGTgtacacaccacacacacacatctcatggctatttgcttgattttgggtttatttttaaaagttaattcacattaaaatcaagaaattacCATATTCCAAATAATGACACAAATTGTGGTGGTCTactaatatttaataaaatatattgtagtcattcatttatttattcgaTCATTACATCATGATCATGTATGTCTGTTTTCACTTCTTCACAGGACAAACCTTCCCAAGGGGATCTAAAGGTCCTCTTCCTGTTCCTGGTGGGAAAGGTTTCACAGACGGACCTCAAGGCATTGAAGGCCCCCCTGGACCAGTGGGCCCACCAGGTCCACAAGGCCCCCCTGGGCTTCCAGGAGAGGGGATTCCTGGATCACCAGGAAAGCCAGGTCCCCCGGGTTCTCAGGGATACAGGGGAAATGGAAAACCTGGAATGCCCGGATTACCTGGAAAACCTGGAGGCCTTGGATTACCAGGAGCCAAAGGGGATCTTGGACCAATTGGTGGTCAGGGGCCAACAGGAATTCCTGGGCCTCCAGGACTCCCAGGTCCCACTGGACTCCCTGGAATTTCAAAATCAGGAGGCCAGGGGTTACCAGGACTGCCAGGGCAACCAGGAGAACCTGGACAAAATGGTCCACCTGGATTTCCTGGTCCTCCAGGTCTAAAAGGCGATAAAGGGCTTGGTCTGCCTGGTTTACCAGGTGTGAATGGACCAGGTGGGACACCTGGTCCACCTGGACAAGTGGGCCTCCCTGGTAATGGCAAACCTGGTCTGAATGGTGTACCTGGACAACCAGGATTTCCAGGAAAACCAGGTCCTCCTGGAGAAGCAGGGCTTGTAGGAGCACCAGGTCAAAGAGGGCAACCAGGACTTCCAGGCGTACCAGGAATAGGAAAACCAGGAAAAGATGGTGTTAGAGGGTTACCAGGGTTCTCTGGAGGAAAAGGTGAACTAGGGCCTCCTGGTTTAATTGGACCACCAGGCTTGCCAGGTTATGGTAAAACAGGATTTCCAGGGCCTAAGGGTCACAAGGGACATGCTGGTCTTCCAGGACAACCAGGCCCAAGAGGTGACAAAGGTCAAGTAGGTCAACCTGGAATTATTGGTCTAACTGGTTTGACAGGAATACCCGGGGCACCAGGGCCCACTGGGCCTCCTGGTAGTATTGGCTTCCCAGGACAGAAGGGAGAAGATGGCACATTTGGCCCTAGAGGAAATCCTGGAATGAAAGGTGAAACTGGA
The genomic region above belongs to Xiphophorus maculatus strain JP 163 A chromosome 24, X_maculatus-5.0-male, whole genome shotgun sequence and contains:
- the LOC102233555 gene encoding collagen alpha-1(VIII) chain-like; the protein is MMAVPLHFFCHVVFLLQPYVMNTAHGGAYYGPKQPPQQQPQPIPQYSDDFPQQQFLGNEMPHSPFSKGIPSLSQHGKDAPQLPLPLQIGKMRPLTKGKGQTFPRGSKGPLPVPGGKGFTDGPQGIEGPPGPVGPPGPQGPPGLPGEGIPGSPGKPGPPGSQGYRGNGKPGMPGLPGKPGGLGLPGAKGDLGPIGGQGPTGIPGPPGLPGPTGLPGISKSGGQGLPGLPGQPGEPGQNGPPGFPGPPGLKGDKGLGLPGLPGVNGPGGTPGPPGQVGLPGNGKPGLNGVPGQPGFPGKPGPPGEAGLVGAPGQRGQPGLPGVPGIGKPGKDGVRGLPGFSGGKGELGPPGLIGPPGLPGYGKTGFPGPKGHKGHAGLPGQPGPRGDKGQVGQPGIIGLTGLTGIPGAPGPTGPPGSIGFPGQKGEDGTFGPRGNPGMKGETGPPGLSGQPGRPGEGGQPGQRGFQGPIGPKGEAGARGLPGAPGAAGLQGPRGEGGESGNKGQPGPQGIPGLTGPGGPIGPPGHSGQKGETGPTGNPGYPGNGAPGTPGQIGPQGNPGPSGPPGLTGQPGPPGPPGPPGIPAESPDIIQFLPHTGPYNGQVYKKPGNGVEIRGTKQQIPAFTAKLTNPFPLVGSPITFDKLLHNENQDYNPQNGIFTCSVPGIYYFAYHVHCKGGNVWVALMKNSESVMYTYDEYKKGLLDQASGSAVLPLRKGDTVHVELPSDQAAGLYAGQYVHSTFSGYLLYLM